The DNA window ACACGCCTTAGGAGGCTCGTGGCTCGTTGACCCTGGGTGTTTCACCCCCAGGACTGCGCGAGTTGTCGCACTCACGTTGAACGGCGTTCTTCACGAGTGCTCTCACAGCTCAGGCGATCACTCCTGCCTTAAGCCCAGCAGCCGGTCGCCTCCCGGCGCCGCCATCGTTAGTGTTTGTTTTCATCCGCTCGGATGAAGGCGGGGGGAGCAAGAGGGCTATGGGCGAAATACAGCCACCTAACATCATCCGCACTTTCGCTACGATATGGATGCActatttcatctctttcctcctaaTTCCAAAAaaagttggttttattttcatacaAATCTTTCTCATCAATTTTTCCAAATGTCTCTGAAGTAAATAAAGGTGTAAAGATGAGGGTCCTTGAAAGGGCGAGAACTTTTGGGCTGAGTGTAGAATGTGCGTCGCCTTTCCTCACGTAGTGGTGGCAGCAGCAGTTGGGACACGGCGTGGGGAAGACGCTGACGCAAGGGGGCGGTGCCCACGGTGAGCGCCGTGGCGGCTAGCGCGAGGCCGCCGGTTCCGGAGGAGGGCAGGACCGGGctcggtgggtgggtgggtgtgtggggaGTGCTGCTGGTAACCTGGCAGCCGCGGAGAGGTGGGTGATGGGCCTTGGCTGACTTTGAGTGGCCTGCGCAATCAGAGTTCTAAGTTTCTAAGGTGCTTTTAAAAGCGGCAGAGACGCCTCCCAGCTCTAGTTACTCCAGGCTCCTCTTTTGCGCTTTCATTCCAATCTGTCTGGTCTTCCCTACTTCCTGGTCCTCAGCCCCAAGATTTGGACTTAGTGGGAGAAGAGAAAGCCTGTTGTTAGAACAAATGACCTGCGTCCACCAGGCTGGGTTGTGGGTAGTTTTTTGCCCCTACCTCTTGTTAGATTGGTTTGAGCACCTCTCACGTCCATCTTGTACTTAACTGGTAGAACCAGAGGGCTTGGGTAATGAAACCCATTGAAATGAATCCCTGCTCTGAATAGTTATGACTTAGCCAGTTCGTGGGCTGTTAGTTAGGAGCAGACCTCTTTTACCTTGTGGTTAATTATGCCGTCGCCTCcactaatcttttatttattttttaagaccttatttttaagtaatctctacaccctacatGGAGCGGGACCTTAAAACTagaagatcaagagttgcaggctgtACAGTCTGAGCCAGCCAAGAGCCCTTTTTTCATTAAGCGTTTGCTCTAACCAGTTCAAATGCCAGGCATTAAGTGAGCTACCAAAATCAACTcccattttctatctttcttttttaacaaacaCTTGTATTGAGAGCCGACTTTCAATGGATAACAGtgagggagctgctctgctacATAGGAAACAACTCCCATTATCTTTCAAACCAAAGTGAACCTATTGGGCAGCCATGAATTAGTGGGGAAAAAACCCAGTTACAGGTATAGCACCTTTTGCTTTGGACAGAATGGAAATGTGAGAAAAGGAGCTGTTGTAGCATTTGAATAACTTTAAAGTTTTTGGTCgttttctaatgctttttttttttttaacctttgcaGAGAGAAGATTATAAATGCCAGAGCCATTTAACTGATGGATAGCTGCTGAATGCTGTCACTTCTTTAAATACCTTCTTGCACCAACATCATCTCTGGGAGAAATTCAGGAAAAGtaacagagggaaggaaagatcaCAGTTACATGTACCATGGCTATACCAATAACAGTGCTTGACTGTGATCTCTTGTTGTATGGCCGAGGTCACCGGACATTGGACCGCTTTAAGCTGGATGATGTGACAGATGAATACTTGATGTCCATGTATGGGTTTCCTCGACAGTTCATTTATTACTTGGTTGAACTCTTAGGGGCAAGTCTTTCTAGACCTACTCAGAGATCCCGAGCTATTAGCCCAGAGACACAAATCCTTGCAGCACTGGGCTTCTATACGTCAGGTTCCTTCCAGACTCGGATGGGAGACGCTATTGGAATCAGTCAGGCATCTATGAGTCGATGTGTTGCCAATGTCACTGAAGCACTTGTGGAAAGAGCCACACAGTTCATTCGTTTTCCAGCTGATGACGCCTCCATGCAGGCTCTGAAGGATGAATTCTATGGGTTGGCAGGGATGCCAGGAGTGATAGGGGTGGTTGACTGTATCCATGTGGCAATCAAGGCACCAAATGCTGAAGACCTCTCCTATGTGAACCGCAAAGGTCTACATTCTTTAAACTGTCTGATGGTGTGTGACATCAGAGGGGCACTGATGACTGTGGAGACCACCTGGCCAGGTAGCCTACAGGACTATGCTGTGCTGCAGCAATCCTCCCTCAGTAGTCAGTTTGAAGCCGGGATGCACAAAGATAGCTGGCTGCTTGGTAAGTCTGCAGgtgtaaatgtttcattttgtagCCATAGAAAAATTATGTAGCAGAGCAGAATGAAATTTGAGAGTCTATAGACCTGAGTCTCAGTCCTGTCCTTTTTCTAAAGAGacctcaaggggcgcctgggtggctctgtgggtttagtgttcgactcttgatcccagagtcatggtgtcaagccctgtgtcgggctctgcactgagcatggagcctgcttgggattctctcacattccctctctttcttcctctgcccctctccccggcctgcactcttggggaaaaaaagagagagagagaaactcagatAAGAActctctgagccttaattttttttttaaatcaacacttaaaaagacatttatgaaatgtcattttaaaaccTAATATTTGACCCAGGTCTTCATTTACAAGGATTTATCTTGAGGCATTTGTTCATAGAAAAAGAACAGgtagttggggtgcctgagtgggtcagtcgaTTAAGAGGTTGACTTCACCTgaagtcatgatttcagagtttgtgaatttgagcccagcatccagctctttgctgtcagcacagagcctgcttcagattctttgttccCCTCTCCTtgtgcctctcccatgctcattctctctctctttctctctcactctctctctcgctctccctcagctctctcaaaaataaacacaaagaaagtatattacataaataaataaatatgaatagtgGTGATACGAAGTAAAATAATATTGCAACAGTGTTTTATAgttggaaacaaaagcaacaacaacccTACAAAAACAGTCCCCTTAAGTACAGCCAAAATATTTAATCAGTACAGATCTGGTTAAATACAGTACAGATCGGTACACCCATACAACTGAGCCTAAATTCTCATCAtgtgtaaaatgttaacaataatgCCAACAGTAGTAATACCTCTTGGTGGGATTAGGTGATACTAAAAGCAttgcagaaatataaaatactcttGTGATATAAGACACTGCGGTGTCTCTATGGAAATGACAGCAGACGGTCACACACTGAGGTGACTGCACAGCTGGGAGGAATACAGTTGGGTAATAGTGATAATACCCTTGAGCTTGGCAGCTTAGTtctctttgtttgtttcaaaGCACTACCCTTATGTGAGCAGTAGGACAGAGGTTATCTTCTATACGATACTACGTGAGAGGCCAAAAGAAACGTGAAAGATCGGAAGACCTCTCTTTCAGAACCACTCATCATATCTGCACTGCATGTGCTTATAACAGTGTTCAACATGAAACAGGAACTGAGGAATTCCTtctctttaatattcttttatttctgcctgTTCCACGTGGGAAGAGACTGCTGTCACGCTGATTGGTTTAGAGCTGCGGGGATACCACATGCAATGTCTTGAAACTCACTGATTTTCTTGCATTCTTGCTTCCACATACCATCTTCAGTTACCACCTTCTCTTTACCCCACCAAAACTTTACCTTAATCCCACCTTGTGCCTTTTTTGAACTTTCAAAGTTCATTTTCAAACAAGTCGCACCAAGAAGTGAAGGAAAGCCTGTTTTGCAAGTATCTCATCTAGTTACTTCTGCAGCTGTGAGCCTTCTTGGGTTCCAAGCTCTTTTCTAATGAAATCACTTTGGTATCTCTACTATAAAGCCAGCTATAACACCCTGAGCGCTTAGAATTTGTCAGGCAATGTTGTAAGCACTGTGCCTTagattatctcacttaatccttgtAAAAACTCTTAAGGAGTTATGTACTAATGTTACTAACatttttgtggatgaggaaattaaggcacagagtATCTAAGTCACTTGTGGTTAACTTTTAAAACTAGGTCCCATGAAGAATTACCTTGGGACCCCAGATTCCGTTGGACATATGGCTTTAGTTTTTGAGGTATTTATGGGACATAGTTGAAAGTAAggaaaaactatctttttttttttaaataggctctaTGCCTGcccagcttgaactcatgactcagaGATTAAGCGTCGCATGCCATCCTGCATGAGCCATCCCAACTCTGACaaattttgtatacttttctgatgatttccttctttaaagGAAGAGTGAAAGTGGGAGAGATGGATATGGCAAcaacactgaacaaatatttattaagcccaTTTTGGTACCGGCTACATGCTAGGCACTAGGGATGGGAAAGTATACCCATGTGGAAATTGATTCCCTAAGTACTAGCAGTTCTAGCACATACCTCTTGCGGAGCCTCCATGAACTCTGACAAGAAAACTAGTTTGAGGAGCCCTGAACTAATATAGTGTTTCACAGATtttccaaatcaagagtcagctggggaatttattaaaaatatacatcacTGGGCCACACTTCAAACTTCAGGAGTGAGAATCTTCAAAGAAAGACTCTAGATCTCCTATTTTAATAGATCCTCAAGTGATTCATACAAATAGATACATTTGGAAAACACTGGTATCTAAAGGATGTAGAGGTAATGGGGCAATAATTTAGTGGCAGGTTGTCAGGATTAGAAGAATGACAAGATGCTAAAAAAGAgaagatggggcatctgggtggctcagtctgtgaagcatctaactcttggttttggctcaggtcatgatcttcgttcatgagtttgagccccacattgtgttcTGCAccgatagcatggagtctgcttgggatcctctctcttttctctctatgcccctgctcatgctcgctgtctctcactctctctctctcaaataaatgtaaatataaaaaaagaaagatggctgATTGTATCTTAACATCATCAGATTTGTGGAATAGTTCTAAATTTGCCAAATGTAAAATTAGCcagattctttttgtttgcttgtttttggtttgttttatgttttgtttttagtatgaaatcatttttataaaaatttaaaactaagaagAATAATATATTGCTTAGATACAATATAAACAAATGCGGAGAAATGACAAAATTCAGAATAGTGTTTCCATCAAAGGAGTATATGGGAGCTGctatgtggtatttttttttttagcatattttcACCATGGGTGTCATCGCTTCGTGTCATTCTCATCTGTCCCTTCAGAACTGCGTTACCTAATTCCTCTTCTCTAAATGTACTCCTCCTGCAAACGATTCAGCCTGAGCTCTTATTTCTTCCGCTCTTGGCCTAGTCTCCTTAAGCAGCTTTGGGTAAGATCTGCCAGGATGTCTGGTGGATGACTGATCATGTAAGCAATTGTAATCTGTTTAGCAATTCTGATCCTAATCCCCTCCTGAGTGTCTGCTTTCCAGTGGTGCTTGGATTATAACCAGTTAATGACAGTGGAGCATTTTATGAAAGGTCTACCTTAACTAGCTTGTTTTTTATGTctccacatttttttaatcttttatgttgtttgtttttgagagaccaagagacagtgcgagcaggggagagtcagagagagagggagatacagaatctgaagcaggctccacacactgagctagctgtcagcacagagcccgacatggggctcgaacccacatatgaaccgtgagatcatgacctgagccaaagccgacgcttaactgtctgagccatccaggtgcccctatctccACATTTAATGCTTATACTGTTTCTTAGAGAAACATTGAACAAATACCATTTGGTATCTCTGTGCTTTGGCATTCATCTATTTTACAGCTTTACACTTGTATGTCAATTATGTGTAAGAAAAACCATTGTTTTCCTGACTCTGAGTCTGACACTAATGTTTCGTGACTaactccttctctttcctttgcctgGCATATTGGAGGATGGCTGACCTATATTTTGATCTTCTCATTTATAGAATGAGTTCAATAATATCTTACCTGGCAGAGTTGGGATCAGATAATAAGGGATAATACTTTTAAactgcccagcacagtgcctgctacatagtaggtattcagtgAGTTACTGATACTATTTTCGTTATTATTTACAGCATCAGTTTCTTAAATTCAGTATTTAGTAAGTGTGAGTTCAACTTTTAAGtttgtacttaaaggggaagccAACTAAatgtaaaacttgaaaatattatgagGCTTCTTAAATATTTAGAGCTGATCTAGCTAACCTACaaataatataatgttgtatTTCAATTAtgtataagtaaaaacatttgaaaaatatttggtggtggtggggcacctgtctggctcagtcggtagagcgtgcaactcttgatcttggggttgtgggctcgagcctcatgttaggtgtagagattacttaaaaataaaatctttaaaaaataataacaataatttttaaattttatttatttattttgagagagagagctcaagtggtgggaggggagcagagagagagggagagagagagagagaatcccagtccaCACTGAGAGTGCAAAGCCTGTTGAGGACctccatctcatgaatcatgagatcatgacctgagctgaaaacaagggtcatatgcttaagcgactgagccatccaggtgcccctaaaaaataaattttttttaataaagttaatacAGTTCTTAAAAAGGTAAGCTCCTGAGAGAAAGGAGTTGTGTATGTTTTGGAGTTCAATAATATCAGTGCCCTGACTCTCCAAACAGCCCATAACTACATACCAAAACTGATAGTGGGTCAGGAACACAGCTATTATACAAGTTGGTACTCCCAAGTTGTCTCAGATTTCTAAGGGGTTGTGCCTCTGTGTGAGACATTTCATCTGCCGGCTGTAGTGAGACAGGACACTTAAGCATTATAGAAACATTGTACTGTTGTAACAGGACGTTGCAACCCAGGCTTGTGATCTATTTTGTTCTTAGTATTGCCTGAGATCATTTGGTAGGGAAGTCACCTTAGGAAAATGCcttgcatatattattttaattgatttatgaTCTGATTTCCTTATCACTATTACTATTTGTAACAAtatatttattgtgtatttatagTGTATTGTATTTATGTGAAATTCTATCAGTTTCTGTTACAAAGCATAGTTCTAGTGAACATAATATCTAGGAACATCTAAGGTCTGATCTCTGCCCCAGGGGCTGGGACTTCGATCTTACTGTTCTTAGCACTGGGAGAGTGAATGATTATTGTCCATTAGATATTCACTCTGAAATCCCTAGCTAGTGCTTTCAGACCTGACCTTTTAATGGTAAGGTTAGAAATTGTCCTCACAAGTGTTTTGAGCTTTCCTggaaaaaatgtttctctcttgTACTTTTCCTCTTTGGAGATTTTGAAGATTCGCTTGCTGTATGatagtttttacctttttttaaaaaaatgtttttaatgtttgtttaattttgagagagacataaacagagagtgaacaggggaggggtagggagagaggaagacacaatctgaagcaggctccacgctctgagctgtcagcgcagagcctgacacagtgctcaaactcccgaaccgtgagatcacaacctgagctgagccacccaggtgccccctaacctTTAATTAAAGAACAATATTTCTGAGTTTAGAAAATCCaggaattttatttccttcagtgcTTTCACCTCCTTCCCATATTTTTTCAGACTTggctggtttttgtttgtgtgtttttaaagctGTCAGCCTTTTACTCTGTTGGTGTAAATCAAGGATATTTCCAGCCAAGACTCACATCTTACTGCTCGTGATCCTCGCATGCCTTCTTTTTACCACAATATTTCCATCTTGGTTTTTCTGGGGAGCAGTGGCTCAAGAGTCTGTTGTGTCCATTCTCTGTATATGTTCCtggattttcctttctgtttgtattCCAACTAgaatgatttattatttctttggattttcttaCAGGTGACAATTCCTTCTTTCTCCGTACTTGGCTCATGACCCCCCTTCATATTCCTGAAACTCCAGCCGAATATCGCTACAATATGGCCCATTCTGCAACCCACAGTGTGATTGAGAAGACCTTCCGAACCCTCTGTTCCCGATTCCGCTGCCTGGATGGGTCCAAGGGGGCCCTGCAGTACTCACCAGAGAAGTCCAGCCACATTATCTTGGCTTGCTGTGTCCTCCACAACATCTCCCTGGAGCATGGGATGGATGTTTGGTCCTCTCCAATGACAGGGCCCATGGAGCAGCCCCCTGAGGAGGAGTATGAGCACATGGAGTCCCTGGACCTAGAGGCTGACCGAATGCGTCAGGAGCTGATGCTCACTCATTTTAGCTAATGTGAAAGCTGGTGGGGAagtggagggtggggtggagggaaacTTTCCAGAAGGAGCTGGGACAAACTTTCCCCTTCACCACCCCATACAGAGTCCCATCATCCAGCATGACTATGTGGACACTTGTCACAAATTGATACTTAATCTGTGTATTTTAGAAGGGCTATGGCTATGCCAGAATATCTTgataacacttaaaaatatattagctaaaccaaaaccaagacaACAGATTCCTGCTATCCGCTGAACTCCAGGGTGAGCACTACTCATTCGAAAACTCACTAGTAGTAGACATTTATGATTGTGCCTTCAAAAtcaaagcaaaagggaaaatggCAGTCAGTCagatgttttatgtttgttttttaaactatgcAGAGATTTCAAATGAAAGTGCTATGTGTTTGTCCTGAATTATTAGATGGAATTATTAGATGGAACGTTCTACTTTGCTGCCTGCATAGAGATAATTGAGGCAAGTGTGAAGAGTAGATGTAAGTTAGGGGAATGGTCTTCTGACATAAATGAGTGGCTACTAATATGAGTTTGCAaccttgtgtttttaaaaggatgTTGGGGACAGTCTGAGACCACCTCGTCTTTCTGCAATAGTTGGACTGTAACTTGGACTTGGTTTCTAGGGAGAACATCTGGATTCCAATCTTCTCAGGCTAAATGG is part of the Suricata suricatta isolate VVHF042 chromosome 11, meerkat_22Aug2017_6uvM2_HiC, whole genome shotgun sequence genome and encodes:
- the HARBI1 gene encoding putative nuclease HARBI1, whose amino-acid sequence is MAIPITVLDCDLLLYGRGHRTLDRFKLDDVTDEYLMSMYGFPRQFIYYLVELLGASLSRPTQRSRAISPETQILAALGFYTSGSFQTRMGDAIGISQASMSRCVANVTEALVERATQFIRFPADDASMQALKDEFYGLAGMPGVIGVVDCIHVAIKAPNAEDLSYVNRKGLHSLNCLMVCDIRGALMTVETTWPGSLQDYAVLQQSSLSSQFEAGMHKDSWLLGDNSFFLRTWLMTPLHIPETPAEYRYNMAHSATHSVIEKTFRTLCSRFRCLDGSKGALQYSPEKSSHIILACCVLHNISLEHGMDVWSSPMTGPMEQPPEEEYEHMESLDLEADRMRQELMLTHFS